The proteins below come from a single Drosophila suzukii chromosome X, CBGP_Dsuzu_IsoJpt1.0, whole genome shotgun sequence genomic window:
- the fs(1)h gene encoding homeotic protein female sterile isoform X10, which yields MSSNEPPPRYEPPVEPVNGIVQPPVVPPAERPGRNTNQLQYLIKTVMKVIWKHHFSWPFQQPVDAKKLNLPDYHKIIKQPMDMGTIKKRLENNYYWSAKETIHDFNTMFNNCYVYNKPGEDVVVMAQTLEKVFLQKIESMPKEELELEPVTAKGGKKKQRAPATPKTSSATVGGGATTGSGTASSAAVNSGAGSGSTKVSAAASSAQQSGLQGATGAGSASTPGAQAGSGAGGATAARPVSAMGGTVSSTAGGAPSIPPISTMPPHTVPGSTNTTTTAMAGGAGGAGAAAANPNAAALMASLLNAGQTGAYPGAPGQTAVNSSSLLDGSTAAAAAAAAAAAAAAAGVGGAAGAAGGAAGAGVTIPSVAVNATNAVQAYVNAGVSVGVDAVIPPQQPAKIKKGVKRKADTTTPTANAFESPYAQMDSKSAKIATRRESNRQVIGKKGSGYNMSPLGVSGVPGLGGLVAGGVAGVAVAKNKEKLSDALKSCNEILKELFSKKHSGYAWPFYKPVDAEMLGLHDYHDIIKKPMDLGTVKRKMDNREYKSAPEFAADVRLIFTNCYKYNPPDHDVVAMGRKLQDVFEMRYANIPDEPVANAAHHHGHGHGHGHGHGHGHGHGHGHGHGHGYGGPLKHDASDSSSEDSSDTENESNSDEERSAKLKMLESKLLGLQEEIRKLSEEASAKKKAKKKLKEKKKSMGGGSGSASHHGHASGGGANAGGAGGAGSGGHSGVVSVPGGVGAMGAGGAGGANLNALLSGSLVGPGGAAVAGGVPNVAALHSQVHDAAMAVFGQLAGGGAAAGGGFGAGVTASGASTGGKAGTLAGALAAGAAAGAGGTSGSGGGSSKGAKSKGGRGAKGSGGGGVGGSNNTAAGNAAGGAAGAAAGAGAVGAVGGAGAAGGGNASKRAKSSSSAGAGGAVGGANASTGGAGARGSSKKKPSQVMNFDSEEEDTAKPMSYDEKRQLSLDINKLPGDKLGRVVHIIQNREPSLRDSNPDEIEIDFETLKPSTLRELESYVASCLRKKTHKKPSGKSKDEQMAEKKQELEKRLQDVTGQLGASKKNAKKDESASNKVEAVQPANPVSSSSSSSDSSSSSSSDSSSSDSSDSEAGDGDERPPRKKKPRDSNGGNVNNPSINVVLGGNHPSGALTPTTMLMGLDHVVNSTSQMSNMLGNANPLMAAAMLNNNNKTTLPGSNFGGAPTAGAGNMLHAGGGSVAGAAVSGATGQQQQQQHNKNGPNDLSKVPPGGSITAALPPHSFAGGSAAAAAAVATSQSSGGIRIASNLHKPAGLGGGDLGEHHAALAAALTSGVNSTGTSGGGNTGSNSNNNGGSNNNNTNPLGGPHGDAMANASLASGLKQIPQFDDPVEQSLASLEFSTGSTGKSSLPDNFLMQQHLMQPGGPQQQQQQQPFGHQQQQQQQQQQQQQQQQQHMDYVTELLTKGAENVGGMNGNHLLNFNLDMAAAAYQQKHPQQQQQQQQQQQQQQAHNNGFNVADFGMAGFDGLNMTAASAFLDLEHTLQQQQMQLQQQQQQTHQQQQQQQHHQQQQQQLTQQQQQQQQHLQQQQQQLHQQLNQQLHQQQQVANKLLIIPKPIESMMPSPPDKQQLQQHQKVLPPQQSPSDMKLHPSQAAAAAAASAQGKLSQAFKATNEQNLKNASSWSSLASANSPQSHTSSSSSSSKAKPAMDSFQQFRNKAKERDRLKLLEAAEKEKKNQKEAAEKEQQRKHHKSSSSSSSASAASAQAAAVAAASLAEAVALGAAAAAAVASNASSASGGSSSGGGGGGGGGPTSNQAISGDRERDRDRERERERSGSGGGQSGNGNNSSNSANSNGPGSAGSGGSGGGGGGSGPASAGGPNSGGGGNANSNSGGGPALLNAGSNSNSGVGSGGAASSNSNSSVGGIVGSGGPGSNSQGSSGGGGGPASGGMGSVEYLITRCAPQNRAQEVAAAVAVQAFLAASPLGAMESGRKSVHDAQPQISRVDDIKASPGGQGQSSPAQQSPQDRAAAKRAEQRRAEQERRRREAMAGQIDMNMQSDLMAAFEETL from the exons atgtCGTCCAATGAGCCACCGCCCCGTTACGAGCCACCCGTGGAGCCAGTCAATGGCATTGTACAGCCACCGGTGGTGCCGCCAGCGGAGCGACCCGGCCGCAATACGAACCAATTGCAATATCTGATCAAGACGGTGATGAAGGTGATATGGAAGCACCACTTCTCGTGGCCCTTTCAACAGCCCGTCGATGCCAAGAAGCTCAACCTGCCCGACTACCATAAGATCATCAAACAGCCCATGGATATGGGTACGATCAAGAAGCGGCTGGAGAACAACTACTATTGGTCCGCCAAGGAGACCATACACGACTTCAATACGATGTTCAACAATTGCTATGTCTACAACAAACCCGGCGAGGATGTCGTTGTGATGGCCCAGACGCTCGAAAAGGTCTTCCTGCAGAAGATCGAATCGATGCCCAAGGAGGAGCTCGAACTGGAGCCGGTTACGGCCAAGGGTGGCAAGAAGAAGCAACGGGCGCCGGCTACGCCCAAGACATCGTCAGCGACCGTTGGTGGTGGAGCAACCACCGGTTCCGGCACAGCCTCCTCGGCGGCAGTTAACAGCGGAGCGGGAAGTGGCTCCACCAAAGTGTCAGCAGCCGCCTCATCCGCGCAACAGTCCGGTCTGCAAGGAGCGACGGGAGCGGGCTCGGCGAGTACACCAGGAGCCCAGGCGGGTTCCGGTGCGGGAGGAGCGACCGCCGCCCGACCCGTATCCGCCATGGGCGGCACGGTTTCATCGACGGCCGGCGGTGCACCGTCCATACCACCGATTAGCACAATGCCACCGCACACGGTACCCGGCAGTACCAATACGACGACGACAGCGATGGCTGGCGGCGCTGGTGGAGCAGGTGCAGCCGCAGCCAATCCCAATGCCGCCGCCCTGATGGCCAGCCTTCTGAATGCGGGCCAAACGGGCGCCTATCCCGGCGCCCCTGGCCAGACGGCGGTCAACAGCTCCTCGCTTCTAGATGGCAGTACAGccgcagcagcggcagcagcagcagcagcggcagcggcggcggcgggaGTGGGCGGTGCAGCGGGAGCAGCCGGTGGTGCAGCGGGCGCCGGAGTGACAATACCATCTGTAGCCGTCAATGCCACCAACGCCGTTCAGGCCTATGTGAATGCGGGCGTGAGCGTTGGTGTGGACGCCGTGATACCGCCGCAGCAGCCCGCCAAAATAAAGAAGGGCGTCAAACGAAAGGCGGACACGACCACGCCGACGGCCAATGCCTTTGAATCGCCTTACGCGCAAATGGACTCCAAATCGGCCAAGATTGCGACGCGACGGGAGTCGAATCGTCAGGTAATTGGCAAGAAG GGCTCGGGATACAATATGTCGCCGCTGGGCGTCTCCGGAGTGCCCGGACTTGGCGGTCTGGTTGCCGGCGGCGTGGCCGGCGTTGCGGTGGCCAAGAACAAGGAGAAGCTATCGGATGCGCTCAAGTCGTGCAACGAGATCCTCAAGGAGCTCTTCTCGAAGAAGCACTCAGGATATGCCTGGCCGTTCTACAAGCCCGTGGACGCGGAAATGCTTGGCCTGCATGACTATCACGACATCATCAAGAAGCCAATGGATCTGGGCACTGTCAAGCGGAAAATGGACAATCGCGAGTACAAGAGCGCGCCGGAATTTGCTGCCGACGTGCGATTAATATTCACCAACTGCTACAAGTACAATCCGCCAGATCACGATGTTGTGGCCATGGGCCGCAAGCTGCAGGACGTCTTTGAGATGCGCTACGCCAACATCCCCGACGAGCCGGTGGCCAATGCGGCCCACCATCACGGGCACGGCCATGGGCATGGTCACGGTCACGGCCACGGTCACGGGCATGGTCACGGACATGGCCATGGTCACGGTTACGGCGGTCCCCTCAAGCACGATGCCAGCGATTCGTCTAGCGAGGACTCCAGCGACACCGAGAACGAATCCAACTCGGACGAGGAGCGCAGCGCCAAGCTGAAAATGCTCGAGTCCAAGCTGCTTGGCCTGCAGGAGGAGATCCGCAAGCTGTCCGAGGAGGCCTCCGCCAAGAAGAAGGCGAAGAAGAAACTCAAGGAGAAGAAGAAGTCGATGGGCGGTGGCTCTGGATCGGCCTCGCATCATGGTCACGCCTCAGGCGGCGGTGCAAATGCTGGCGGAGCAGGCGGCGCTGGATCCGGCGGCCATTCGGGCGTCGTCTCTGTGCCGGGTGGTGTCGGAGCCATGGGTGCCGGTGGAGCGGGCGGCGCTAATCTCAACGCACTGCTCAGTGGTTCGTTGGTTGGTCCGGGCGGAGCAGCTGTCGCCGGCGGCGTTCCCAATGTGGCGGCGTTGCACAGCCAGGTTCACGACGCGGCCATGGCGGTCTTTGGCCAGCTGGCGGGCGGCGGTGCCGCGGCCGGTGGCGGCTTTGGTGCCGGTGTGACAGCATCGGGCGCATCGACGGGCGGCAAGGCGGGCACCCTGGCCGGCGCTCTGGCAGCGGGCGCGGCGGCAGGCGCCGGCGGTACATCTGGCAGCGGCGGTGGCAGCAGTAAAGGTGCTAAGAGCAAGGGCGGACGCGGCGCCAAGGGCAGCGGAGGCGGCGGCGTTGGAGGTAGCAATAACACCGCTGCGGGCAATGCGGCAGGCGGTGCAGCGGGAGCTGCAGCTGGCGCAGGAGCCGTCGGAGCTGTTGGCGGTGCAGGAGCAGCAGGCGGCGGCAACGCATCTAAGCGGGCCAAGAGCAGCAGTTCGGCAGGCGCTGGCGGCGCTGTTGGGGGCGCGAATGCCAGTACCGGTGGCGCCGGTGCGCGCGGCAGCAGCAAGAAGAAGCCCAGCCAGGTGATGAACTTTGACTCCGAGGAGGAGGACACGGCCAAGCCAATGTCGTACGATGAGAAACGTCAGCTGTCGCTCGACATCAACAAGTTGCCAG GTGACAAGCTGGGCCGTGTGGTACACATCATCCAGAACCGGGAGCCATCGCTGCGTGACTCCAATCCCGACGAAATCGAGATCGACTTCGAGACGCTGAAGCCGTCGACGCTGCGCGAGCTTGAAAGCTATGTGGCGTCGTGTTTGCGCAAAAAAACAC ATAAAAAGCCTTCCGGCAAGTCGAAGGACGAGCAGATGGCAGAGAAAAAGCAGGAGCTGGAAAAGCGACTGCAGGACGTCACCGGCCAGCTGGGGGCAAGCAAGAAAAACGCCAAGAAAG ATGAGTCCGCTTCGAACAAGGTCGAGGCAGTGCAGCCGGCGAATCCCGTGTCATCGAGTTCCAGTTCCAGCGATTCATCGTCGTCGAGTTCGAGTGATAGCAGTTCGAGTGACTCGAGCGACAGTGAAGCAG GTGATGGTGACGAACGACCGCCGCGCAAGAAAAAACCCCGAGACTCGAACGGAGGCAAT GTAAATAATCCAAGTATAAATGTGGTTCTGGGCGGCAACCATCCGAGTGGCGCCCTCACGCCGACAACCATGTTGATGGGCCTGGACCATGTGGTGAACTCCACATCACAAATGT CCAACATGCTGGGCAATGCCAATCCCCTGATGGCAGCTGCCATGctaaacaacaacaacaagacaACACTGCCGGGCAGCAATTTCGGCGGTGCGCCCACTGCCGGTGCCGGGAACATGTTGCACGCCGGTGGCGGTTCAGTTGCCGGTGCTGCAGTTTCCGGGGCGACggggcagcagcagcaacagcagcacaACAAGAATGGACCAAATGATCTGAGCAAAGTGCCGCCGGGTGGCTCCATCACCGCCGCCCTGCCGCCGCACAGTTTCGCCGGAggatcagcagcagcagcagcagcagtggcCACCAGTCAGTCAAGTGGTGGCATTCGCATAGCCAGCAATCTGCACAAGCCGGCCGGTTTGGGTGGCGGTGATCTTGGCGAGCATCATGCGGCACTGGCGGCTGCCCTGACGTCCGGCGTTAACAGCACCGGCACTTCTGGCGGTGGCAACAccggcagcaacagcaacaacaacggcggcagcaacaacaacaacactaACCCACTGGGCGGACCGCATGGGGATGCGATGGCCAATGCCTCGCTGGCCTCTGGCCTCAAACAGATACCACAGTTCGATGATCCCGTTGAGCAGTCGCTGGCCTCGTTGGAGTTCAGCACCGGCTCCACGGGCAAGTCATCGTTGCCTGACAACTTTTTAATGCAGCAGCATCTGATGCAGCCCGGCggaccacagcagcagcagcagcagcaaccctttggccatcagcagcagcagcagcagcagcaacaacaacagcagcagcagcagcagcagcacatgGACTACGTAACAGAGCTGCTGACCAAGGGAGCGGAGAATGTGGGCGGCATGAATGGCAACCACCTGCTGAACTTCAATCTAGACATGGCGGCGGCCGCCTACCAGCAAAAGCatccccagcagcagcagcaacaacaacagcagcagcagcagcagcaggcgcaCAACAATGGCTTCAATGTGGCCGATTTCGGCATGGCCGGATTCGATGGCCTCAATATGACGGCGGCCTCAGCATTCCTCGATCTGGAGCACACgctccagcagcaacagatgcagctgcagcagcaacaacagcaaacgcaccagcagcagcagcagcagcaacatcaccagcaacaacagcagcaactaacccagcagcagcagcaacagcagcaacatctccagcaacagcaacagcaactgcaTCAGCAGCTCAATCAGCAGCtccatcagcagcagcaggtggCCAACAAGTTGCTGATCATACCCAAGCCCATCGAATCGATGATGCCCAGTCCGCCGGACAAGCAGCAATTGCAGCAGCATCAGAAGGTGTTGCCGCCGCAGCAGTCGCCCTCGGATATGAAGCTGCATCCGAGTCAggcggcggcagcggcagctGCATCAGCACAGGGCAAGCTGTCGCAGGCCTTCAAAGCCACCAACGAGCAGAACCTGAAGAATGCCAGCTCATGGTCCTCGCTGGCGTCGGCGAACTCACCGCAGTCGCACACGTCGAGCAGCTCGAGCAGCAGCAAGGCAAAGCCGGCCATGGACTCGTTCCAGCAGTTCCGCAACAAAGCCAAAGAACGCGACCGTCTCAAGCTGCTGGAGGCGGCCGAGAAGGAGAAGAAGAACCAAAAGGAGGCCGCCGAGAAGGAGCAGCAGCGTAAGCACCACAAGTCCTCGTCATCATCTTCGTCGGCCTCGGCCGCATCCGCCCAGGCAGCAGCCGTTGCAGCCGCATCATTAGCCGAGGCGGTGGCCTTGggagcagcagcggcagcggccGTGGCTTCCAATGCTTCGAGTGCTTCGGGCGGCAGCAGTAGTGGcggcggtggtggtggtggcggcgGTCCGACCAGCAACCAGGCGATCAGTGGCGATCGCGAGCGTGATAGGGATCGCGAGCGGGAACGTGAGCGTTCCGGCAGCGGTGGCGGTCAGTCCGGCAATGggaacaacagcagcaattCGGCCAACAGCAATGGACCCGGCAGTGCGGGCAGCGGTGGCagtggcggcggcggcggaggcAGTGGTCCGGCCAGCGCCGGTGGACCAaacagcggcggcggcggcaatGCCAATAGTAACAGCGGTGGCGGACCGGCGCTGCTCAATGCCGGCAGCAATAGCAACAGTGGCGTAGGCAGCGGCGGCGctgccagcagcaacagcaacagcagcgtcGGCGGCATCGTTGGCAGCGGCGGACCGGGCTCCAATAGCCAGGGCAGCAGTGGTGGTGGCGGAGGTCCTGCAAGCGGTGGCATGGGCAGCGTTGAATACCTGATAACCCGCTGTGCGCCCCAGAACCGGGCGCAGGAGGTGGCGGCCGCTGTGGCTGTTCAGGCGTTCCTGGCTGCCTCGCCCCTGGGCGCCATGGAAAGCGGAAG GAAAAGCGTTCACGATGCTCAGCCGCAGATATCGCGGGTGGATGACATCAAGGCGTCGCCGGGCGGACAGGGCCAGAGTTCGCCGGCACAGCAATCGCCGCAGGATCGGGCGGCCGCCAAACGTGCCGAGCAGCGGCGGGCCGAGCAAGAGCGGCGCAGGCGCGAAGCG ATGGCTGGCCAAATCGATATGAACATGCAGAGCGATCTCATGGCTGCCTTCGAGGAGACGCTGTAG